In Endozoicomonas sp. GU-1, one DNA window encodes the following:
- the prpF gene encoding 2-methylaconitate cis-trans isomerase PrpF: MAHPPQIKVPATYMRGGTSKGVFFNLTDLPPAAQVPGKARDALLLRVIGSPDPYGKQIDGMGGATSSTSKTVILSQSSQPDHDVDYLFGQVAIDQPVVDWSGNCGNLTAAVGAFAITSGLVDKQRIPDNGIATVRIWQANIKKTIIAHVPMTNGAVQETGDFVLDGVTFPAAEVQVEFLDPADGEGALFPTGHLVDDLEVPGVGTLKATLINAGIPTIFINAADIGYQGTELQEVINGDKQAQAMFENIRAYGALQMGLISSLEEAATRQHTPKVAFVAEPKSYLSSSGNEVSEDEIDLLVRALSMGKLHHAMMGTAAVAIGTAAAIPGTLVNLAAGGGKRNPVRFGHPSGTLKVGAEAVLNNGQWSVTKAIMSRSARVLMEGWVCLPVA, translated from the coding sequence ATGGCTCATCCTCCACAAATCAAGGTTCCTGCTACTTATATGCGAGGCGGAACCAGCAAGGGCGTTTTTTTTAATCTCACCGATCTGCCACCAGCTGCACAGGTTCCGGGTAAGGCCCGTGATGCTCTGCTTCTTCGAGTGATTGGCAGTCCGGACCCCTATGGTAAGCAGATTGATGGTATGGGTGGTGCCACGTCCAGTACCAGCAAAACGGTGATTCTGTCGCAAAGCAGTCAGCCTGACCATGATGTCGATTATCTCTTTGGTCAGGTAGCCATTGATCAACCTGTCGTGGACTGGAGTGGTAATTGCGGCAACCTGACGGCGGCTGTCGGGGCCTTTGCCATCACCAGCGGTCTGGTTGATAAGCAACGGATACCCGACAATGGCATCGCAACGGTAAGGATCTGGCAGGCCAATATCAAAAAAACCATTATTGCCCATGTGCCAATGACCAATGGTGCGGTTCAGGAAACGGGGGATTTTGTCCTGGACGGTGTGACTTTCCCGGCGGCCGAGGTTCAGGTTGAGTTTCTCGATCCTGCCGATGGCGAAGGTGCCCTGTTCCCGACAGGTCATCTGGTGGATGATCTTGAAGTACCCGGCGTTGGGACGTTAAAGGCAACCCTGATCAATGCCGGCATTCCCACCATTTTTATCAATGCTGCTGACATTGGTTACCAGGGGACTGAACTACAGGAAGTGATCAACGGCGATAAGCAGGCACAGGCCATGTTTGAGAACATCCGGGCTTATGGCGCCCTGCAGATGGGGTTGATCAGCAGCCTGGAAGAAGCCGCAACCCGACAGCATACGCCGAAAGTCGCTTTTGTTGCTGAACCGAAAAGTTACCTCTCATCCAGCGGCAACGAGGTCTCTGAAGATGAGATCGACCTGCTGGTCAGGGCACTCTCCATGGGTAAACTGCATCATGCCATGATGGGTACCGCTGCCGTGGCCATTGGCACTGCGGCCGCCATTCCGGGCACCCTGGTTAACCTCGCTGCCGGTGGTGGTAAACGAAACCCGGTCCGTTTTGGCCACCCCTCGGGTACCTTGAAAGTGGGGGCAGAAGCAGTGCTGAATAATGGGCAATGGTCAGTGACCAAAGCCATTATGAGCCGCAGTGCCAGAGTTTTGATGGAGGGTTGGGTTTGCTTGCCCGTTGCATGA
- a CDS encoding isocitrate lyase/PEP mutase family protein yields MNQKNNALSRLIAEQGIVTAPGVYDGISARLGEEAGFSALYASGGAIARSTGVPDIGLLTLTEVVDRVRQIVAATSLPVIADADTGFGNEVNVKRTVELFANAGVSAFHLEDQEFPKRCGHLDGKSLVSVDEMCKKVSVARKYAGDVTVIARTDAIAVTGFDDALDRARAYVEAGADMLFVEAPQTIGQIEDIAKQAPGPKLINMFYSGKTPLVPTEDLKAMGYQLIIIPSDLQRAAVTAMREVLQVIRRDGNSGAIADGMMTFQEREQLVKTREFLNP; encoded by the coding sequence ATGAATCAAAAGAATAATGCCTTGAGTCGGTTGATCGCTGAGCAGGGCATTGTCACCGCTCCCGGGGTTTACGATGGTATTTCGGCCCGGCTCGGTGAAGAAGCCGGTTTCTCAGCGCTATACGCCAGTGGTGGTGCCATTGCCCGCAGTACCGGTGTGCCTGATATTGGTCTGCTGACACTGACGGAAGTGGTTGACCGGGTTCGTCAGATTGTGGCAGCCACCTCTCTGCCAGTCATTGCCGATGCGGATACCGGTTTTGGCAACGAGGTGAATGTCAAACGCACCGTGGAGCTTTTTGCCAATGCGGGCGTCAGTGCTTTTCATCTGGAAGACCAGGAGTTTCCCAAGCGCTGCGGGCATCTGGACGGCAAGTCTCTGGTATCTGTAGACGAGATGTGTAAGAAAGTCTCGGTGGCCAGGAAGTATGCCGGCGATGTCACCGTGATTGCCCGTACCGATGCCATTGCCGTTACCGGTTTTGACGATGCTTTGGATCGTGCCAGGGCTTATGTCGAAGCAGGGGCGGATATGCTGTTTGTTGAGGCACCACAAACCATTGGGCAGATTGAAGACATTGCCAAACAGGCTCCCGGTCCCAAGCTGATTAATATGTTCTATAGCGGTAAAACACCGCTGGTACCTACTGAAGACCTGAAAGCGATGGGCTATCAGCTGATCATTATTCCTTCTGACCTGCAGCGGGCTGCTGTGACCGCGATGCGGGAAGTACTGCAGGTGATCAGGCGTGACGGTAACAGTGGCGCTATCGCCGACGGCATGATGACCTTCCAGGAGCGTGAACAGCTGGTGAAAACCAGGGAGTTCCTGAACCCATAA
- the acnD gene encoding Fe/S-dependent 2-methylisocitrate dehydratase AcnD, whose amino-acid sequence MNTDFRKPLPGTQLDYYDTRAAVEAIQPGTYNTLPYTSRVLAEQLVRRCNPATLTDSLKQIIERKRDLDFPWYPARVVCHDILGQTALVDLAGLRDAIAGQGGDPARVNPVVPTQLIVDHSLAVEYGGFDPEALAKNRAIEDRRNEDRFHFIEWSKTAFENVDVIPAGNGIMHQINLEKMSPVIQARDGVAYPDTCVGTDSHTPHVDALGVIAIGVGGLEAETVMLGRPSMMRLPDIVGVELTGHRQPGITATDIVLALTEFLRNERVVSSYLEFFGEGAANLTIGDRATIANMTPEFGASAGMFYIDEQTIDYLKLTGREPEQVALVENYAKTTGLWADDLKTADYERVLTFDLSAVCRNMAGPSNPHRRLPTSELASRGVAGPYKKEDEQEGLMPDGAIIIAAITSCTNTSNPRNVVAAGLVARKANELGLVRKPWVKSSFAPGSKVARLYLEDAGLLSEMEKLGFGIVAYACTTCNGMSGALDPEIQQEVIDRDLYATAVLSGNRNFDGRIHPYARQAFLASPPLVVAYAIAGTVRFDIEKGALGTDQDGNPITLKDIWPSDEEIDAIVAESVKPEQFNQVYIPMFDLGKAEQAESPLYHWRSMSTYIRRPPYWEGALAGERTLKGLRPLAILGDNITTDHLSPSNAILASSAAGEYLAKMGLPEEDFNSYATHRGDHLTAQRATFANPKLLNEMCLDANGEVRQGSLARIEPEGTETRMWEAIETYMERRQSLIIVAGADYGQGSSRDWAAKGVRLAGVEAIVAEGFERIHRTNLVGMGVLPLEFKAGTTRKTLGLDGSETYDVIGERTPGATLSLLIHRTSGETVEVPVTCRLDTAEEVSVYDAGGVLQRFARDFLESEAAA is encoded by the coding sequence ATGAACACTGATTTTCGTAAACCCTTACCCGGCACCCAGCTGGACTATTATGATACCCGTGCAGCCGTGGAAGCGATTCAGCCGGGCACCTATAACACCTTACCCTATACCTCCAGAGTACTGGCCGAGCAGCTGGTTCGCCGCTGTAATCCGGCTACTCTGACTGACTCCCTGAAGCAGATCATTGAGCGTAAGCGTGACCTGGACTTCCCCTGGTATCCGGCCCGGGTTGTCTGCCATGACATTCTTGGCCAGACCGCCCTGGTGGATCTTGCCGGATTGCGAGACGCCATTGCCGGGCAGGGCGGTGATCCTGCCAGGGTTAACCCGGTGGTGCCAACCCAGTTGATTGTTGACCACTCGCTGGCCGTTGAATATGGCGGTTTTGATCCGGAGGCATTGGCAAAGAACCGGGCTATAGAAGATCGTCGCAATGAAGACCGTTTCCACTTTATCGAGTGGAGCAAAACCGCCTTTGAGAATGTCGATGTGATTCCCGCGGGTAATGGCATCATGCATCAGATCAACCTGGAGAAAATGTCTCCGGTTATCCAGGCCCGTGATGGTGTCGCCTATCCGGATACCTGTGTCGGTACCGACAGTCATACGCCCCATGTCGATGCCCTTGGCGTTATCGCCATTGGTGTTGGTGGCCTGGAAGCGGAAACGGTGATGCTGGGCCGTCCTTCCATGATGCGCCTTCCTGATATTGTCGGTGTTGAGCTGACAGGGCACCGACAGCCGGGTATTACCGCCACCGACATCGTGTTGGCCCTGACTGAATTCCTGAGAAATGAGCGTGTGGTTTCATCTTACCTGGAGTTTTTTGGCGAAGGGGCTGCCAATCTTACCATTGGTGATCGTGCCACCATTGCCAATATGACCCCGGAGTTTGGTGCTTCCGCCGGGATGTTCTATATCGATGAACAGACCATTGATTATCTTAAGTTGACCGGCCGGGAGCCTGAACAGGTGGCCCTGGTGGAGAATTACGCCAAAACTACCGGACTGTGGGCTGATGATCTGAAAACCGCCGACTATGAGCGGGTGCTGACCTTTGATCTCTCTGCGGTTTGCCGGAATATGGCCGGGCCATCCAACCCACACCGTCGTTTGCCGACCTCTGAGCTGGCAAGTCGTGGCGTTGCAGGGCCTTATAAAAAAGAAGATGAGCAAGAAGGCTTAATGCCCGATGGTGCCATCATCATTGCGGCTATCACCAGCTGTACCAATACCAGTAATCCCCGTAATGTGGTTGCCGCCGGTTTGGTGGCCCGAAAAGCTAACGAGCTCGGGCTGGTGCGGAAACCCTGGGTGAAGTCTTCATTCGCTCCGGGCTCTAAAGTCGCCAGGCTCTATCTTGAGGACGCAGGTCTTCTTTCTGAAATGGAGAAACTGGGCTTTGGCATTGTCGCCTACGCCTGTACCACCTGTAACGGTATGAGTGGGGCTCTTGATCCGGAGATTCAGCAGGAAGTCATAGATCGGGATCTTTATGCAACGGCTGTTCTCTCTGGCAACCGTAACTTTGATGGACGGATTCATCCCTACGCCAGGCAGGCTTTCCTTGCCTCGCCACCGTTGGTGGTGGCTTATGCGATTGCCGGTACGGTGCGCTTTGATATTGAAAAGGGTGCATTGGGTACTGATCAGGATGGCAATCCCATCACTTTGAAAGACATCTGGCCCAGCGATGAAGAGATTGACGCAATTGTTGCTGAATCCGTAAAACCAGAGCAGTTTAACCAGGTTTATATTCCCATGTTTGATCTGGGCAAGGCGGAGCAGGCCGAAAGTCCTCTCTACCACTGGCGTTCCATGAGTACCTACATTCGCCGTCCTCCCTATTGGGAAGGGGCTCTGGCTGGTGAGCGCACCCTGAAAGGCTTGCGCCCTCTGGCGATTCTGGGCGATAACATCACCACCGATCACCTGTCGCCTTCCAATGCGATTCTTGCCAGCAGTGCGGCGGGGGAATATCTGGCGAAAATGGGGCTGCCGGAAGAAGACTTTAACTCCTATGCCACCCACCGGGGTGACCATCTGACGGCGCAACGAGCCACCTTTGCCAACCCAAAGCTGCTCAATGAAATGTGTCTGGATGCTAATGGCGAAGTCAGGCAGGGCTCTTTGGCCAGAATTGAGCCCGAAGGCACAGAAACACGGATGTGGGAAGCCATCGAGACCTATATGGAGCGTCGCCAGTCGCTGATTATTGTTGCCGGTGCGGATTATGGGCAGGGATCATCCCGTGACTGGGCTGCCAAAGGGGTTCGGCTTGCCGGTGTGGAGGCCATTGTGGCAGAAGGGTTCGAGCGTATCCACCGGACCAACCTGGTGGGTATGGGTGTGCTGCCCCTGGAATTCAAGGCTGGCACAACCCGCAAGACCTTAGGGCTTGATGGCAGCGAAACCTACGATGTTATCGGTGAGCGGACGCCCGGAGCAACACTGAGCCTGTTGATTCACCGTACCAGCGGAGAAACTGTTGAGGTCCCGGTAACCTGTCGCCTGGATACCGCTGAAGAAGTATCCGTATACGATGCCGGTGGTGTACTGCAGCGTTTTGCCAGGGACTTCCTGGAATCCGAAGCCGCTGCCTGA
- the prpC gene encoding bifunctional 2-methylcitrate synthase/citrate synthase: protein MSTNSGEKKLSGAGLRGQSAGETALCTVGKTGSGLTYRGYDIKELADNAQFEEVAYLLLYGKLPNQAELDAYKTRLKGLRSLPDALKTVLEQIPADAHPMDVMRTGCSMLGNLETEQDFSQQNDHIDRMLAIFPGMINYWYNFSHNGVRVDVDTDADSIAEQFLWTLHNKKPEPLHVQVIHASLVLYAEHEFNASTFTGRVCASTLSDIHSCVTGAIGSLRGPLHGGANEAAMAMIENWRSPEEAEEKIMGMLARKDKIMGFGHAIYRESDPRNAIIKQWSRKLSEQVGDQYLYAVSERVEAVMWREKKLFCNADFFHASAYNFMGIPTKLFTPIFVCSRVAGWTAHVMEQRANNRIIRPSADYTGPESAEWVAIEDRD, encoded by the coding sequence ATGTCGACGAACTCTGGGGAAAAAAAATTAAGCGGTGCCGGTTTGCGTGGTCAGTCAGCCGGTGAAACCGCGCTCTGCACCGTTGGCAAAACCGGTTCGGGCCTCACTTACCGTGGTTACGATATCAAAGAGCTGGCCGACAATGCCCAGTTTGAAGAAGTCGCTTATCTTCTGCTTTATGGCAAACTGCCAAACCAGGCTGAACTGGACGCCTACAAAACCAGGCTGAAAGGGCTTCGCTCTCTGCCCGATGCTCTGAAAACGGTACTCGAACAGATTCCCGCAGATGCTCACCCAATGGATGTAATGCGTACCGGTTGTTCAATGCTGGGTAACCTGGAAACCGAACAGGATTTCTCACAGCAGAACGATCATATTGACCGCATGCTGGCCATTTTCCCCGGCATGATCAACTACTGGTACAACTTCAGCCATAACGGTGTTCGGGTCGATGTTGATACCGATGCTGACTCCATCGCTGAGCAGTTTCTCTGGACTCTGCATAACAAAAAGCCTGAGCCACTCCATGTGCAGGTCATACACGCTTCCCTGGTGCTTTATGCCGAGCATGAGTTCAATGCTTCAACCTTTACCGGTCGTGTTTGTGCTTCCACCCTTTCTGATATTCACAGCTGTGTGACCGGTGCCATCGGTTCACTGCGTGGTCCTCTCCACGGTGGCGCTAACGAAGCAGCTATGGCAATGATCGAGAACTGGCGCTCACCTGAGGAGGCCGAAGAGAAGATCATGGGTATGCTGGCCCGCAAGGATAAGATTATGGGCTTTGGCCATGCCATTTATCGTGAGTCTGATCCCCGTAATGCCATCATCAAACAGTGGTCGCGGAAGTTGTCTGAACAGGTGGGTGATCAGTACCTTTATGCCGTTTCCGAGCGTGTTGAGGCGGTTATGTGGCGGGAGAAGAAATTGTTCTGTAATGCTGACTTCTTCCACGCTTCGGCCTACAACTTTATGGGCATTCCTACCAAGTTGTTTACTCCGATCTTTGTTTGTTCGCGGGTGGCTGGCTGGACCGCTCACGTTATGGAGCAGCGTGCTAACAACCGCATTATCCGACCATCTGCCGACTATACCGGACCGGAAAGCGCAGAATGGGTCGCTATTGAAGACCGCGATTAA